One window from the genome of Pedococcus badiiscoriae encodes:
- a CDS encoding vitamin B12-dependent ribonucleotide reductase, whose protein sequence is MTETAGARAGARKSAGKGVKVERIYTTPGVHPYDEVTWEKRDVVQQNWKTGETIFEQRGVEFPDFWSVNASTIVTTKYFRGALGTDKRETGLKQLIDRVVLTYVKAGKDHGYFSSAEDAEIFEHELTYALLHQVFSFNSPVWFNVGTHSPQQVSACFILAVDDSMDSILNWYKEEGFIFKGGSGAGLNLSRIRSSKELLSSGGTASGPVSFMRGADASAGTIKSGGATRRAAKMVVLDVDHPDIMEFVQTKAREEDKIRALRDAGFDMDLGGKDIVSVQYQNANNSVRVSDEFMKAVEDGTEFGLRARNTGEVIETIDARELFRKMAEAAWECADPGIQYDDVINDWHTNPETGRITASNPCSEYMSLDNSSCNLASLNLLKFLKDDDTFDAVKFQQVAELVITAMDISICFADFPTEAIGETTRDYRQLGIGYANLGALLMATGHGYDSEGGRSLAAAITSLLTGAAYKRSAEIAGVVGPYAGYARNADAHKRVMRKHQSANDAIRPLDTMDTAIHRAATKAWDDVVKVGEKNGYRNAQASVLAPTGTIGFMMDCDTTGIEPDFSLVKFKKLVGGGSMQIVNLTIPRALKKLGYTGETIEAIVEYIADKGHVIDAPGLKTEHYEIFDTAMGARSISAMGHVRMMAAVQPFLSGAISKTVNLPENATVEEIEDVHMQGWKMGLKAIAVYRDNCKVGQPLSDGGSTAKDNAASKDAAAAEAKVERVVEYRPVRKRLPKRRTSQTTSFAVGGAEGYLTAGTYESGDLGEIFLKFGKQGSTLAGVMDAFSIAVSIGLQYGVPLETFVEKFTNLRFEPAGLTDDPDVRMAQSIMDYVFRRLALDHMDFDTRSFMGIHTAEERARQLETGSYQAIDADSESDEELEDELENLSQSAPVTKPAAAAATSTPAVEGKALDADKVKSGAGAASAREVSVEVHSSAELLEKFQGISADAPMCMTCGTKMRPAGSCYVCEGCGSTSGCS, encoded by the coding sequence ATGACTGAAACCGCAGGCGCGCGCGCAGGTGCTCGCAAGAGCGCTGGCAAAGGCGTGAAGGTTGAGCGGATCTACACCACCCCTGGTGTGCACCCGTACGACGAGGTCACGTGGGAGAAGCGCGACGTCGTCCAGCAGAACTGGAAGACCGGCGAGACGATCTTCGAGCAGCGCGGGGTCGAGTTCCCCGACTTCTGGTCGGTCAACGCCTCGACGATCGTGACCACCAAGTACTTCCGTGGCGCGCTCGGCACCGACAAGCGTGAGACGGGGCTCAAGCAGCTCATCGACCGCGTCGTGCTGACCTACGTCAAGGCGGGCAAGGACCACGGCTACTTCTCCTCCGCGGAGGACGCCGAGATCTTCGAGCACGAGCTGACCTACGCCCTGCTGCACCAGGTGTTCAGCTTCAACTCGCCGGTGTGGTTCAACGTCGGCACGCACAGCCCCCAGCAGGTCTCCGCCTGCTTCATCCTGGCCGTCGACGACTCGATGGACTCGATCCTCAACTGGTACAAGGAAGAGGGCTTCATCTTCAAGGGCGGCTCCGGCGCCGGCCTCAACCTCTCCCGCATCCGTTCGTCCAAGGAGCTGCTCAGCTCGGGTGGCACGGCTTCCGGCCCGGTCTCCTTCATGCGCGGCGCCGACGCGTCCGCCGGGACGATCAAGTCCGGTGGCGCGACCCGTCGTGCGGCCAAGATGGTCGTGCTCGACGTCGACCACCCCGACATCATGGAGTTCGTCCAGACCAAGGCGCGCGAGGAGGACAAGATCCGCGCGCTGCGCGACGCCGGCTTCGACATGGACCTCGGCGGCAAGGACATCGTGAGTGTCCAGTACCAGAACGCCAACAACTCGGTCCGCGTCAGCGACGAGTTCATGAAGGCGGTCGAGGACGGCACCGAGTTCGGGCTGCGCGCCCGCAACACCGGTGAGGTCATCGAGACGATCGACGCCCGTGAGCTGTTCCGCAAGATGGCCGAGGCCGCGTGGGAGTGCGCCGACCCGGGCATCCAGTACGACGACGTCATCAACGACTGGCACACCAACCCCGAGACCGGCCGGATCACCGCATCCAACCCGTGCTCGGAGTACATGTCGCTCGACAACTCCTCGTGCAACCTGGCGTCGCTCAACCTGCTCAAGTTCCTCAAGGACGACGACACGTTCGACGCCGTGAAGTTCCAGCAGGTCGCCGAGCTCGTCATCACGGCGATGGACATCTCGATCTGCTTCGCGGACTTCCCGACCGAGGCGATCGGCGAGACCACGCGTGACTACCGTCAGCTGGGCATCGGGTACGCCAACCTCGGCGCGCTGCTCATGGCGACCGGTCACGGGTACGACTCCGAGGGTGGCCGCAGCCTCGCCGCGGCGATCACGTCGCTGCTCACCGGTGCCGCCTACAAGCGCTCCGCCGAGATCGCGGGCGTCGTCGGTCCGTATGCCGGGTACGCCCGCAACGCGGACGCCCACAAGCGCGTGATGCGCAAGCACCAGAGCGCGAACGACGCGATCCGTCCGCTCGACACGATGGACACGGCGATCCACCGCGCCGCGACCAAGGCGTGGGACGACGTGGTGAAGGTCGGCGAGAAGAACGGCTACCGCAACGCCCAGGCGTCGGTGCTCGCCCCGACCGGCACCATCGGCTTCATGATGGACTGCGACACCACCGGCATCGAGCCCGACTTCTCGCTGGTGAAGTTCAAGAAGCTCGTCGGTGGCGGCTCGATGCAGATCGTCAACCTGACCATCCCGCGCGCGCTCAAGAAGCTGGGCTACACCGGCGAGACCATCGAGGCGATCGTCGAGTACATCGCCGACAAGGGTCACGTCATCGACGCTCCCGGCCTCAAGACCGAGCACTACGAGATCTTCGACACCGCCATGGGTGCGCGGTCGATCTCGGCCATGGGTCACGTGCGGATGATGGCGGCGGTCCAGCCGTTCCTGTCCGGCGCGATCTCCAAGACGGTCAACCTGCCCGAGAACGCCACGGTCGAGGAGATCGAGGACGTCCACATGCAGGGCTGGAAGATGGGCCTGAAGGCGATCGCGGTGTACCGCGACAACTGCAAGGTCGGTCAGCCGTTGTCCGACGGTGGCTCGACCGCCAAGGACAACGCCGCGTCCAAGGACGCGGCTGCGGCCGAGGCCAAGGTCGAGCGGGTCGTCGAGTACCGCCCGGTGCGCAAGCGTCTGCCCAAGCGCCGGACGTCGCAGACCACGTCGTTCGCGGTGGGTGGCGCCGAGGGTTACCTCACGGCAGGCACGTACGAGTCGGGCGACCTGGGCGAGATCTTCCTCAAGTTCGGCAAGCAGGGCTCGACCCTGGCCGGCGTGATGGACGCCTTCTCGATCGCGGTCAGCATCGGCCTGCAGTACGGGGTGCCGTTGGAGACCTTCGTCGAGAAGTTCACCAACCTGCGGTTCGAGCCTGCTGGTCTGACGGACGACCCCGACGTGCGGATGGCGCAGTCGATCATGGACTACGTGTTCCGTCGCCTGGCGCTGGACCACATGGACTTCGACACCCGTTCGTTCATGGGCATCCACACCGCGGAGGAGCGTGCGCGCCAGCTCGAGACCGGGTCGTACCAGGCCATCGACGCCGATTCCGAGTCGGACGAGGAGCTCGAGGACGAGCTGGAGAACCTCAGCCAGTCCGCGCCCGTCACCAAGCCGGCCGCTGCCGCTGCGACCTCGACCCCCGCGGTCGAGGGCAAGGCACTGGACGCCGACAAGGTGAAGTCCGGAGCGGGTGCAGCCAGTGCCCGTGAGGTCTCGGTCGAGGTCCACTCGTCCGCTGAGCTCCTGGAGAAGTTCCAAGGCATCTCCGCCGACGCCCCGATGTGCATGACCTGCGGCACCAAGATGCGCCCCGCCGGCTCCTGCTACGTCTGCGAAGGCTGCGGAAGCACCAGCGGCTGCAGCTGA
- the nrdR gene encoding transcriptional regulator NrdR, which yields MHCPFCRHTDSRVMDSRTTDDGSSIRRRRQCPECGRRFTTIETASLTVTKRSGANEPFSRSKVLVGVRKACQGRPVTEDDLAILAQRVEECIRQQGQAEVEAHEVGLAILGPLRELDEVAYLRFASVYQAFDSLEDFEGAITLLRAERDATGTEPDRTDRQRQGSMPPG from the coding sequence ATGCACTGCCCGTTCTGCCGTCACACCGACTCCCGCGTGATGGACTCACGGACCACCGACGACGGCAGCTCCATCCGCCGGCGTCGTCAGTGCCCCGAGTGCGGTCGCCGCTTCACCACCATCGAGACGGCCAGCCTGACGGTCACCAAGCGCTCCGGCGCCAACGAGCCCTTCAGCCGCAGCAAGGTCCTCGTCGGGGTCCGCAAGGCCTGCCAGGGTCGTCCGGTGACCGAGGACGACCTCGCGATCCTGGCCCAGCGGGTGGAGGAGTGCATCCGCCAGCAGGGGCAGGCCGAGGTCGAGGCCCACGAGGTCGGGCTGGCGATCCTCGGACCGCTGCGCGAGCTCGACGAGGTCGCCTACCTGCGGTTCGCCAGCGTCTACCAGGCCTTCGACAGCCTGGAGGACTTCGAGGGTGCGATCACCCTGCTGCGCGCGGAGCGCGACGCCACCGGCACCGAACCAGACCGCACCGACCGACAACGACAGGGGAGTATGCCGCCGGGCTGA
- a CDS encoding winged helix DNA-binding domain-containing protein — translation MDPASVLAQRLATQRLSSAPLPRAADAVRLLTCVQSQERDHAFFSLALRSRKDRYAAVRREFDEGAFVRTHILRPTWHFVAPEDLRWILALTSARVLSGMAGRHRQLGLDDVRRLDDGLDLLAILLQDKHFLTRRELGEAFVERGSPIRPGEQLGHLLLVAELRGLVCSGPMKGVHHSYALVDEVIAPTPERSRDEALVELVRRFFSGHGPASVKDFTRWATMTVSDTKAALAQIDDLEEVVVDCIPHWFDPSQVRRRSPAAPAAYLLPTYDEVVLSYPGVNFPALPDHPYSAHPDPFWATVVLDRTNVGLWKRTVRPDVVEVEVRLAPGLTAPGREKVRLAAQRLAGFHGRDLSYVEATGTPHLWGGDLGHPARRERRAAR, via the coding sequence ATGGATCCCGCCAGCGTCCTCGCCCAGCGGCTGGCCACACAGCGGCTCAGCTCGGCGCCCCTGCCCCGGGCGGCCGATGCCGTGCGCCTGCTCACCTGCGTGCAGAGCCAGGAGCGTGACCACGCGTTCTTCTCGCTTGCCCTGCGCTCGCGCAAGGACCGCTATGCCGCGGTGCGGCGCGAGTTCGACGAGGGCGCCTTCGTGCGCACCCACATCCTGCGGCCGACGTGGCACTTCGTCGCGCCCGAGGACCTGCGCTGGATCCTCGCGCTCACCTCCGCGCGGGTGCTGTCAGGCATGGCAGGGCGGCACCGGCAGCTCGGTCTGGACGACGTCCGTCGCCTTGACGACGGCCTGGACCTGCTGGCCATCCTGTTGCAGGACAAACACTTCCTCACCCGACGCGAGCTGGGTGAGGCGTTCGTCGAGCGCGGCTCCCCCATCAGGCCCGGCGAGCAGCTCGGCCACCTGCTGCTCGTCGCCGAGCTGCGCGGGCTGGTCTGCTCCGGCCCGATGAAGGGGGTCCACCACTCCTACGCCCTCGTCGACGAGGTGATCGCGCCGACCCCGGAGCGCAGCCGCGACGAGGCCCTCGTCGAGCTGGTGCGCCGGTTCTTCAGCGGACACGGACCGGCCTCCGTCAAGGACTTCACGCGCTGGGCCACGATGACCGTCAGCGACACCAAGGCCGCCCTGGCACAGATCGACGACCTGGAGGAGGTCGTGGTCGACTGCATCCCGCACTGGTTCGACCCGAGCCAGGTGCGCCGGCGCAGCCCGGCCGCGCCCGCGGCATACCTGCTCCCCACCTATGACGAGGTGGTGCTGAGCTATCCAGGCGTCAACTTTCCCGCGCTGCCGGACCATCCCTACTCGGCTCACCCCGACCCGTTCTGGGCCACCGTGGTCCTCGACAGGACCAACGTCGGCCTCTGGAAGAGGACGGTGCGCCCCGACGTGGTCGAGGTGGAGGTGCGGCTGGCCCCCGGGCTGACGGCGCCGGGACGGGAGAAGGTTCGGCTCGCGGCGCAGCGGCTCGCCGGGTTCCACGGTCGCGACCTGTCCTACGTCGAGGCCACGGGGACCCCACACCTGTGGGGAGGTGACCTGGGTCACCCAGCGCGGCGCGAGCGGCGGGCCGCCAGGTGA
- a CDS encoding acyltransferase family protein, translating to MSTTRPPSSSSSATQSLPRTQPSTAPVPPGPSAGRVDAYRPEIQGLRAVAVGLVVLFHLWPLRVSGGYVGVDVFFVISGYLITSHIYREIAQTGTLQVTRFWARRIRRLLPASLLVLALSAIGVLLWAPATVWPASARQLGASALYVQNWALAFDSVDYMALDNVPTVVQHYWSLSVEEQFYALWPLLIVGLLALQGRARRRTSAVSPASADQKRRLIMGGLAVLAVASLVWSVINTADDQAFAYMSTFTRAWEFAAGAITGLVTLTVTGRRAQVLGWLGVVAVLVSGCLYTERSAFPGWIALAPVLGTVAIILAGRGAPTTAGWWLSLRPARFIGDISYSIYLIHWPLIVLIPYATGHSLVWTEKVGLLAVTVVLAWLSKTLVEDPLRTRPLLAAAPWRAFAFAAAGMLVLVAATVGINAEVKHREAMVATAAKARLAAGVTCLGPAALDPANKCGNVAGDGAPVVPPEMVALQSKNDIFARCQQQLESADLKTCHLGQQTNPRRTVALLGDSHAGALTPLLDELGKQLGWDVVAATKASCPTTTSRRVVPGETGHSRQAFCESFNRAVAREILGNPKITDVFVTSYSSAYTWANAPGGTLADPGPDGFKAAWKQFTDAGKRVHVIRDVPGTGKRSIPDCLALVQHPDDCAVARKSALAKDVAVAAARSLGDPNVTVLDLTPQFCDDVTCFAQVGNVIVYRDRSHLSIEYARLLAPYLARQLGTLPK from the coding sequence ATGAGCACGACCCGGCCGCCCTCTTCGTCGTCGAGCGCCACCCAGTCCCTCCCTCGGACCCAGCCCTCCACGGCACCCGTCCCACCCGGTCCCTCCGCGGGCCGGGTTGACGCCTACCGGCCCGAGATCCAGGGCCTGCGTGCCGTCGCCGTCGGCCTCGTGGTGCTCTTCCACCTGTGGCCGTTGCGCGTCAGCGGTGGATACGTCGGCGTCGATGTCTTCTTCGTGATCTCGGGCTACCTCATCACCTCGCACATCTACCGCGAGATCGCGCAGACCGGCACCCTCCAGGTCACCAGGTTCTGGGCCCGACGCATCCGGCGACTGCTGCCCGCATCGCTGCTGGTCCTGGCCCTGTCCGCGATCGGGGTGCTGCTGTGGGCCCCGGCCACGGTGTGGCCGGCCTCCGCGCGACAGCTGGGCGCGAGCGCGCTCTACGTGCAGAACTGGGCCCTGGCCTTCGACTCGGTCGACTACATGGCCCTCGACAACGTGCCGACGGTGGTCCAGCACTACTGGTCGCTCTCGGTGGAGGAGCAGTTCTACGCCTTGTGGCCCCTGCTGATCGTCGGGCTGCTCGCCCTGCAGGGCCGGGCCCGGCGACGCACCTCGGCGGTCTCGCCCGCGAGCGCCGACCAGAAGCGTCGGCTCATCATGGGTGGACTGGCCGTGCTGGCGGTGGCTTCGCTGGTGTGGTCGGTCATCAACACCGCGGACGACCAGGCCTTCGCCTACATGAGCACCTTCACCCGCGCCTGGGAGTTCGCGGCGGGGGCGATCACGGGCCTGGTCACCCTGACCGTCACCGGCCGCAGGGCCCAGGTGCTCGGGTGGCTGGGGGTCGTCGCTGTCCTCGTCTCGGGCTGTCTCTACACCGAGCGGAGCGCTTTCCCCGGGTGGATCGCCCTGGCGCCGGTGCTCGGCACGGTCGCGATCATCCTGGCCGGAAGGGGGGCGCCGACGACGGCGGGCTGGTGGCTCTCGCTGCGCCCAGCCCGGTTCATCGGCGACATCTCCTACTCGATCTACCTCATCCACTGGCCCCTGATCGTCCTGATCCCCTACGCCACCGGCCACAGCCTGGTGTGGACGGAGAAGGTGGGGCTGCTGGCTGTCACGGTCGTGCTCGCGTGGCTCAGCAAGACCCTCGTCGAGGACCCGCTGCGCACTCGCCCGCTCCTGGCCGCCGCACCCTGGCGGGCCTTCGCGTTCGCCGCCGCCGGGATGCTCGTGCTCGTGGCCGCCACGGTGGGCATCAACGCCGAGGTGAAGCACCGAGAGGCCATGGTCGCCACGGCCGCGAAGGCCCGGCTCGCGGCCGGTGTCACGTGCCTCGGGCCGGCCGCGCTCGACCCGGCCAACAAGTGCGGGAACGTCGCGGGCGACGGTGCCCCCGTGGTGCCCCCCGAGATGGTGGCCCTCCAGTCCAAGAACGACATCTTCGCCCGCTGCCAGCAGCAGCTGGAGAGCGCTGACCTCAAGACCTGCCACCTCGGTCAGCAGACCAACCCCCGCCGGACCGTCGCCCTCCTGGGCGACTCCCACGCCGGCGCACTGACTCCGCTGTTGGACGAGCTGGGCAAGCAGCTCGGCTGGGACGTGGTCGCCGCGACCAAGGCCTCCTGCCCCACGACGACCAGCCGCCGCGTGGTACCGGGCGAGACCGGCCACAGCAGGCAGGCATTCTGCGAGAGCTTTAACAGGGCCGTCGCCCGGGAAATCCTCGGCAACCCGAAGATCACCGACGTCTTCGTGACCTCCTACAGCTCGGCCTACACCTGGGCGAACGCACCCGGCGGCACGCTCGCCGACCCCGGCCCCGACGGCTTCAAGGCCGCGTGGAAGCAGTTCACCGACGCCGGCAAGCGCGTCCACGTGATCCGGGACGTCCCCGGCACCGGGAAGCGCTCCATCCCCGACTGCCTCGCGCTCGTGCAGCACCCGGACGACTGCGCCGTGGCGCGCAAGAGCGCCCTGGCGAAAGACGTCGCCGTCGCCGCCGCCAGGTCGCTCGGCGACCCGAACGTCACCGTCCTCGACCTGACCCCACAGTTCTGCGACGACGTGACCTGCTTCGCGCAGGTCGGCAACGTCATCGTCTACCGGGACAGGTCGCACCTGAGCATCGAGTACGCGAGGCTGCTGGCGCCCTACCTCGCGCGCCAGCTCGGCACCCTGCCGAAGTAG
- the selB gene encoding SelB C-terminal domain-containing protein produces the protein MHVLATAGHVDHGKSALVRALTGIEPDRWDEEHRRGLTIDLGYAWTTLASGAEVAFVDVPGHQRFIGNMLAGLGPAPAVLFVVAADEGWRQQSQEHLAAVDALGIRHGLLVVTRSDLADPGPALADGAERLRASSLGEVRALAVSARTGDGLPRLRAALDELVGALEPPRSEGRVRLWVDRSFTIRGSGTVVTGTLGEGSIEVGDQLQLGDSVVGVRSLQSLGLPRERVTPVCRVAANLRGLPAGAVTRGDALLTPGAWRLTALLDVRCAAMPGHPLPQQLTLHVGTAAVPVHVRPLGGDAVRLTLARALPLVAGDRLILRDPGAQQVVTGAVVLDADPPELNRRGAAAKRATELATATGVPDPAVEVGRRGAMQVDHARALGIAVPEAAAEAVAGAAAELPSGVRRHGDWLVSQEAVDRWAQALTEAVRRQAADQPLDPSLTAEAVRLSAGVIDRSLLGIVVDRAGLTLQEGRVWQPGVRGELGPAEQAVRRLEETLTLQPFAAPEHPELESAGLGPREVAAAVRAGRLLRLADGVVLRPDAPALAMRVLAALPQPFTLSQARTALETTRRVAVPLLEHLDRRGWTIRVDDVHRRVRQPGAR, from the coding sequence GTGCACGTCCTCGCCACCGCCGGACACGTCGACCACGGCAAGTCGGCGCTGGTCCGGGCCCTGACCGGGATCGAGCCGGACCGGTGGGACGAGGAGCACCGGCGGGGCCTGACCATCGACCTCGGCTACGCGTGGACGACGCTGGCTTCCGGCGCTGAGGTCGCGTTCGTCGATGTGCCGGGGCACCAGCGGTTCATCGGCAACATGCTCGCGGGACTCGGACCGGCCCCCGCCGTGCTCTTCGTCGTCGCTGCGGACGAGGGGTGGCGCCAGCAGTCGCAGGAGCACCTGGCCGCGGTGGACGCCCTCGGCATCCGGCACGGGCTTCTCGTCGTGACCAGGAGCGACCTCGCCGACCCGGGCCCCGCCCTGGCCGACGGGGCGGAACGACTGCGCGCCAGCAGCCTGGGCGAGGTGCGCGCGCTGGCGGTCTCGGCTCGCACCGGCGACGGACTGCCGCGGCTCCGGGCAGCGCTGGACGAGCTGGTCGGCGCCCTCGAGCCCCCGCGGTCGGAGGGCAGGGTCCGTCTCTGGGTCGACCGGTCCTTCACGATCCGTGGCAGCGGCACCGTGGTCACCGGCACGTTGGGTGAGGGCAGCATCGAGGTCGGTGACCAGCTCCAGCTCGGGGACAGCGTGGTGGGGGTTCGGTCGCTGCAGTCGTTGGGGCTGCCCCGCGAGCGCGTCACCCCGGTATGCCGCGTGGCCGCGAACCTGCGAGGCCTGCCGGCGGGCGCGGTCACGCGGGGCGACGCCCTGCTCACGCCTGGTGCGTGGCGGTTGACGGCACTGCTCGACGTGCGGTGTGCAGCGATGCCCGGCCACCCTTTGCCGCAGCAGCTGACCCTGCACGTGGGGACCGCGGCGGTGCCGGTCCATGTCCGGCCGCTGGGCGGGGACGCGGTGCGGCTCACCCTGGCCCGAGCGCTGCCGCTCGTCGCGGGTGACCGGCTCATCCTGCGCGACCCGGGCGCGCAGCAGGTCGTGACGGGAGCAGTGGTCCTCGACGCCGACCCGCCCGAGCTGAACCGTCGAGGCGCGGCGGCCAAGCGCGCGACCGAGCTGGCCACGGCGACGGGCGTCCCGGACCCCGCCGTCGAGGTCGGTCGGCGGGGTGCGATGCAGGTCGACCACGCCCGCGCCCTGGGCATAGCCGTCCCCGAGGCCGCCGCCGAGGCTGTCGCTGGGGCCGCCGCCGAGCTGCCGAGCGGCGTGCGGCGCCACGGAGACTGGCTCGTCTCGCAGGAAGCCGTCGACCGCTGGGCGCAGGCGCTCACCGAGGCCGTCCGGCGGCAGGCCGCGGACCAGCCGCTCGACCCCAGCCTCACGGCCGAGGCGGTCCGCCTCAGCGCCGGCGTGATCGACCGGTCCCTGCTCGGGATCGTCGTCGACCGGGCGGGTCTGACGCTTCAGGAAGGCCGGGTGTGGCAGCCGGGAGTCCGGGGCGAGCTCGGACCGGCCGAGCAGGCCGTGCGCAGGCTCGAGGAGACGCTGACGTTGCAGCCGTTCGCGGCTCCCGAGCACCCCGAGCTCGAGTCCGCGGGTCTCGGCCCGCGGGAGGTGGCGGCCGCGGTGCGGGCGGGCCGACTGCTGCGTCTGGCTGACGGCGTGGTGCTGCGTCCGGACGCTCCCGCCCTGGCCATGCGAGTGCTCGCCGCCCTGCCGCAGCCCTTCACCCTCAGCCAGGCGCGCACGGCGCTGGAGACCACGAGGCGGGTCGCGGTCCCGCTGCTGGAACACCTCGACCGCCGTGGTTGGACCATCCGGGTCGACGACGTGCACCGGCGAGTCCGGCAACCAGGCGCGAGGTGA
- the selD gene encoding selenide, water dikinase SelD, with product MTLTGTGTRLTQFAHGGGCACKIPPGELEQMVRGLTGVASPDLLVGLDDGDDAAAVRIEGGLAILATADFFTPVVDDAYDWGRIAAANALSDIYAMGGRPVVAVNLLGWPRDVLPLELAAEVLRGGLDVGVLAGCPVAGGHSVDDPEPKYGMAVTGIGDPDRLLRNDAARAGLPISLTKPLGVGILNNRHKATGEVFPHAVESMAALNDQASRAALAAGIEAATDVTGFGLLGHLFKMARASGVTAVVDAAAMPYLDGARQSLAAGFVPGGSRRNLDWVRPHLDASVSDDELILLADAQTSGGLLVAGELPGATVVGEFVPRGDAVLRVR from the coding sequence ATGACCCTGACCGGTACCGGCACGCGACTCACCCAGTTCGCCCACGGCGGCGGCTGCGCCTGCAAGATCCCGCCGGGCGAGCTGGAGCAGATGGTGCGCGGGTTGACCGGGGTCGCCTCCCCCGACCTGCTCGTCGGCCTCGACGACGGCGACGACGCCGCCGCGGTGCGGATCGAGGGCGGACTGGCGATCCTGGCCACCGCCGACTTCTTCACGCCCGTGGTCGACGATGCCTACGACTGGGGCCGGATCGCCGCCGCCAACGCCCTGTCCGACATCTATGCCATGGGCGGCAGGCCGGTCGTCGCCGTGAACCTGTTGGGGTGGCCGCGTGACGTGCTGCCGCTCGAGCTCGCGGCGGAGGTGCTGCGCGGGGGCCTCGACGTGGGGGTGCTCGCGGGCTGTCCGGTCGCCGGTGGCCACAGTGTCGACGACCCGGAACCCAAGTACGGCATGGCGGTGACCGGCATCGGCGACCCGGACCGGTTGCTGCGCAACGACGCGGCGCGCGCCGGCCTGCCCATCTCCCTCACCAAGCCGCTCGGAGTGGGCATCCTCAACAACCGCCACAAGGCGACCGGCGAGGTCTTCCCTCACGCGGTGGAGAGCATGGCAGCGCTCAACGACCAGGCGTCGAGGGCGGCGCTGGCCGCGGGTATCGAGGCCGCCACCGACGTCACCGGGTTCGGGCTCTTGGGGCACCTGTTCAAGATGGCCCGCGCCTCCGGGGTCACGGCGGTGGTCGACGCCGCCGCGATGCCGTACCTCGACGGAGCCCGGCAGTCGCTGGCGGCAGGCTTCGTCCCAGGGGGCAGCAGACGCAACCTCGACTGGGTCCGTCCGCACCTCGACGCGAGCGTCAGCGACGACGAGCTGATCCTCCTCGCGGATGCCCAGACCAGCGGTGGACTACTCGTCGCCGGCGAGCTCCCGGGGGCCACCGTCGTGGGCGAGTTCGTGCCGCGTGGTGACGCGGTGCTCCGGGTGCGGTGA
- a CDS encoding rhodanese-like domain-containing protein — MSTVSEASSVSEATEAAGASAGDGAGYAAVDRLLAAAREGVEPLDPHAALAAQRTGALLVDTRTAAQRARQGDLPGAIVIDRTVLEWRLDPTCEWRIPEADPDRVVVVVCRQGYSSSFAAAGLRALGLHRATDLAGGAEAWFAAGLPSLEGPADVRE; from the coding sequence GTGAGCACGGTGAGCGAGGCGAGCTCGGTGAGCGAGGCGACCGAGGCGGCCGGGGCGAGCGCCGGGGACGGCGCGGGGTATGCCGCGGTGGATCGGCTGCTGGCCGCGGCCCGTGAGGGGGTGGAACCGCTCGACCCCCATGCGGCCCTGGCCGCCCAGCGGACGGGCGCCCTGCTGGTCGACACCCGGACAGCGGCCCAGCGAGCCCGACAGGGAGACCTGCCCGGCGCGATCGTGATCGACCGCACCGTGCTGGAGTGGCGGCTCGACCCCACCTGCGAATGGCGCATCCCGGAGGCCGACCCCGACAGGGTGGTCGTGGTCGTCTGTCGCCAGGGCTACAGCTCCAGCTTCGCAGCGGCCGGCCTGCGGGCCCTGGGCTTGCACCGAGCCACCGACCTGGCCGGCGGCGCGGAGGCGTGGTTCGCGGCCGGGCTGCCGAGCCTGGAGGGGCCCGCCGACGTCCGGGAGTGA